The Tautonia rosea genome includes a window with the following:
- a CDS encoding IS66 family transposase zinc-finger binding domain-containing protein codes for ALPAHLPRVEVLHDLPDAEKPCPECGVARARIGAETSEQLEYVPASLRVLVHTRPKYACRDCQGHVTIAPRPAEPIDRGLPGVGVLAQVIVSKSVDHLPLYRQESIFAR; via the coding sequence GCCCTGCCGGCGCACCTGCCGCGGGTCGAGGTCCTGCACGACCTGCCCGACGCCGAGAAACCCTGTCCCGAGTGCGGCGTCGCACGGGCCCGCATCGGCGCCGAGACGAGCGAGCAGCTCGAGTACGTGCCGGCGAGCCTCCGCGTCCTGGTCCATACCCGGCCGAAATACGCCTGCCGGGACTGCCAGGGACACGTCACGATCGCCCCCCGGCCGGCCGAGCCGATCGACCGCGGCCTGCCCGGCGTCGGCGTGCTGGCTCAGGTGATCGTCAGCAAATCCGTCGATCACCTGCCGCTTTACCGCCAGGAGTCGATCTTCGCCCGC